The genomic window ACCTCGTGCTGTTCGTCGGCGGTGACGGGACGGCCGTCGACGTAGCAAAAGCGCTGGACGCCGCCGAGGCTGTCGCTGGCGATGCCGTCTCCGAACCCGACGAATCGACGCCGATGCTCGGCGTTCCGGCGGGCGTCAAGGTCTACTCCTCCGTCTTCGCGGTGACGCCACGGGAGGCAGGCCGGATCGCCGCGGAGTACGAGCACGTCGAGGACCGTGAGATCAACGACATCGACGAGGACGCGTACCGGGAGGGCGCTGTCGAGACGGAACTCCGCGCCGTCCGACCGGTCCCGGTCGCGGAGGGCGTCCAGGCGAGCAAACAGCTCGGCGGCGGCAGCGTCGAGGGGCTCGTCGAGGGGTTCCTCGCCGACCTCACCCCCGGAACGACCTACGTCTTCGGCCCGGGGAGCACGGTCGGCGCGATCGAGGACGCGCTCGGGATCGACGGCTCGCCGCTCGGCGTCGACGTCTGGCGAGCCCCCGAGCCGTTCGATCGGCCGCCGAGTGCCGACGCGCCGCCCGAGGGCGAACTGCTCGTTCGCGATGGGAGCGCGGACGAGATTCGCGCCGCGACGATCGGGGAGGCTGCCGACTCGCCAGACGACGAGGCCGCGGCTGACGACGGCACCGATGCGGCCGCGGCTGACGTCGTCGTGGTCGTCTCGCCGATCGGCGGCCAGGGGTTCCTCTTCGGCCGCGGCAACCAGCAGATCGCGCCGGACGTGATCCGGGCCGCCGACCTCGCCGTCGTCGGCTCCCGTCGCAAACTCGACGGCGTCGGGGTGCTCCGCGTCGACACAGACGATCCCGACCTCGACGAGTCGCTCCGCGGCTGGCGAAAGGTTCGCGTCGGACGCGTCGAACACCGCCTCGTCGCCGTCGAGTGACCGATCGGGTCGTCGCAGTCGAGTAACTGAGCAACTCATCGCGGAACGGAACCACCCGTCGCGGTCGCTGAACGGAACTACCCGTCGCCGTCGAGTGGTCGACCTGTTTGTCGCCGTCGACTCGGCGGCTGACGCGAGTTGCGTTTCGCGCCGATTGCTGTCCGATCCACCCCCGATGGTCCGCGCGAGCCGTGCGTCCGTTTGCCGAATCGGATCCTGCACTATCGTATTAACACTTCCGAGAGTAATAGCATACGTATAGTCAAGACTAAGGTCTCCTTGCACGTAATGGCCTCACATGGAAACGAGGAAAGTGCAGCGACTCGGGCCCTCCACCCTCGCGATGACGTTGCCGGCGGAGTGGGCCGGGGAGCACAACGTCGAGAAAGGGGACGAGGTCTCGCTCCGGACCAGCGGGAAGGGCACCCTCACCGTGTTGCCCGAGTCCGCGAGCGGCGAGGAATCCGAGGCGATCATCCACGCGGACGACCTCGGCGCGGACGCCGTCGAGCGCGCCATCGTCGCGCAGTACGTGCTCGGCCGCCGCGTGATTCGCGTCGAGCAGACCGAGGGCGCGCTGGATTCGGAGACGATCAACGCCGTGTACCGCGCGGAGACGCAACTGATGGGCCTGGGCGTGATCGAGGAGACGCCCGAATCGATCGCGATCCGGTGCTCGGTCGATCCGGAGGACTTCACGCTCGACAATCTGCTCGAACGCCTCGAATCGACCGGCTCGACGATGCGCGGCGAGGCCGTCAAGGCGCTGGCTCGCGGGAACCCCGACCTCGCCGAGCGCGCGCTCAACCGGGAGCGCCAGGCGAACAAGATCTTCGTGCTCCTCCTGCGATTGATCTTCACCGCCTACCAGAACCCCAACCTCGCCCGCGCGGTCGACCTCGACTCGGGCTTCCCGCTGATCGGCTACCGCTCGATCGCGAAGAACCTCGAACTGACGGCGGACAACGCCGAGGACATCGCCGAGATCGTCCTCGACGCCGAGGACAACCAGCTCGCCATCGACGACGCCGCGATGCGGCGCATCCGCGAGTTCACCGACCAGGTCGACGAGATCACCGAAATCGCCGTCCAGGCCGCCGTCGAGCGAGACTACAATCGCACGATAGAAGTTCGCGAGCGGTTCCAGGAACTCCGGGATCGCGAGAGCGAGATCCTCGACGACCTCCCGGAGATGGACAACGAGGACCTCTTGCAGGTGCGAGAGGTGCTCGTCAGCCTCGGTCAGACTGCGGAGTACGCCATGCGAAACGCCGAGATCGCTGCCAACCTCGCGCTCAACGAGGAGAGCGACCACACGACGATCCACTAAGAGGACCTTTTTTCTCGTCGGGTTTCCTCGGTCGCGCTCTGCGCGACTTGCGGGAACCCTCCTCGAAAAAAATCTGGACCAAAAAGGCCGCGCCTCACGCTGCTCGGCGCGGTGAACCGCTCGCGCCTCCGGCGCTCACGGACATTGCTTACTGCAGCCTCAATCCTCCCCACCCTTCTGCGCTGCTCGGGCTCGCTTCGCTCACCGCTGCGCTGCTCGGCCCTCGCACGCTAGCTGGCGACGGCCGCTCGCCCGCTTTGGGGCTCGCGGCCGAACGCCAGCGCGCGCCGACGTGGTCAACCCGGTTTTGCGACCTGTTACACCCTCACAGGCACGACTGGGTGGAGGTTTCCGAGGAAGCGAAACAGGTGAACTATCCGTTCCGGTTCACGCGACCTGTTCGGACTCTCGCAGCCGATCGGCGAGCCAGATCGCGGCTGGAACGTCCTCGCTCTCGACGAAGCGCACCAGTTCCTCGCCGTCGCGCTCGACGACGATCGTCGGGATGTACTCGATCCCGTAGTCCTCGACGCCGGGGCCGACCTTGCTGCCGTCCTCGGCCTTCTCGACGGGGTACTGCTCGATGGACGCCTCGGGAACGCCCGCGGCGTCGAGCGCGGCGGCGAAGTCCGGCAGTGCGGCGCGGCAGTCCTTGCACCAGTCGCCGCCCCAGACCTTCACCGTGATCTCGTCGGCGATCGCTTCGAACGTCTCCACCGTCGCCTCGTGGCTGTCGGGGTCCCACGTCGGCGTGGGCTGCATCGTGTCGAGACTCATTGGCGTTCGTTGGCATCTGCGCCGCTTAACCCTGTCTCAAGTGGTCGAACCTGCCGCTCGGCTGGTGGCCCGGCGGCGGTAACGAGGTCTTACTCCCCGGAGCCGCCATGACGCACGGTGAGCACCGGGACGTCGGAAGTCCGGACGACCTTCTCGGTCACGCTCCCGAGGAGGTAGCGCTGGAGGCCGGTCCGGCCGTGCGTGCCCATTACCGTCAGGTCGCAGTCGGCGTCGTCCGCGTACTCGACGATGACGGCGTGGGGTTCGCCGTGGCGCTGTTCGCAGGCCGTCTCGACGTCGAGCGCCTCGGTGCGCTCGCGGATTCGCTCGAACGTCTCTTCGCCGTGTTCCTCGAGCGCTTCCACGGCGGTCGCGTGGCCCGGCCCGCCCTCGGCGTAGGCGGCGGAGACGACGTGGAGGACGTGGAGTTCGGCGTCGTACTGGCGGGCGATGTCCAGGGCGTGATCGAGGGCGGCGTGAGCGCTCTCGCTGCCGTCCGTCGGGAGGAGGATCCGCTGGTACATGCCCCCCAATATGCAGGCCTGGGTCAAGAAGGTGGGTCCGGAGGGACAGGTGCGGGGCTCGAGTGCTGCACGTCTGCCGAACCCCCGACGCCTGCCAGCGCTGCCACTGTCGATACCCGTAAAGGCCCGTCCCTGTTACGGCGGAGTATGCACCGGAGCGTGCTGGAGACGCTGGGCTCGCCGCTCGTGCAGGTCGACGCTCCCGAGGGGGCGACCGTGGCCGCGAAGCTCGAGTCCGCGAACCCGGGCGGCTCCGCCAAGGACCGGCCCGCGCTCTGGATGATCCGCGCGGCCGAGCGCGCCGGCGAACTCGAGCCCGGCGACCGGATCGTCGAGCCGACCAGCGGCAACACCGGCATCGGCCTCTCGCTGGTCGCCGCCGCCCGCGGCTACGACATCTCGATCGTGATGCCGGCCTCCAAGTCCAAGGAACGCCGTCAGTTGATGCGGGCCTACGGCGCAGAGATCGAACTCGTCGACGGTGACATCTCGGCCGCTCGCGAGCGCGCCGAGGCGATCGCCGAGGAGGGCGCAGTCCTCCTCGAGCAGTTCCGCAATCCCGCGAACCCGCAGTCCCACTACGAGTCGACTGGCCCGGAGATCCTCGACCAGGTCGAGGGCCGCGAGATCGACGCCTTCGTCGCGGGCGTCGGCACCGGCGGCACGATCACCGGCGTCGGCCGGCGGCTCCGGGAGGCGTTCCCCGACGTCGAGATCGTCGCCGTCGAGCCCGCAGACAACGCCGTCCTCTCCGGCGACCCAGCCGGCGACGATGCCTTCCAGGGGATGGGTCCGGGCTTCGTCAGCGAGAACCTCGACGTGGACCTCCTCGACGACGTCGTCACCGTCGAACTGGAGGCTGCCGAGGCGGAGTGCCGCCGACTCGCCCGCGAGGAAGGCATTCTGGTGGGCCAGTCCTCGGGTGCGGCGAGCCTCGCGGCGCGACAGGTCGCCGAACGGATCGCGGAGCCGAGCCTCGAGTGCCCGCCAGCGGGAGCCCGATCGGCCGACCAGGCCGTAGGCGACGGCACGCGCTCCGATGGCGGCGCGTCGAATTCGAACGGCGCGAATGGTGCCACCGACGCGACGAATGCTCGCGATGCCAAGCGCGATCCCGACGCGGCGCACGAGACCGACGCGTACGACGACTGCCCGCTCGTCGTGACGATCTTCCCCGACAGCGGGGAGCGATACCTCTCGGCGGGCGTCTTCGAGTAGGTCGGACCACTCCTCGCTCCCGGTCTCAACCGAAGTACCGTGGGTCCGCGCCACTGTCCTCCTCGGCGTCGTCCTCGAACGAGACTTCGTAGAGCGGCGAGAGGTAGGTGACCCGGACCATCTGGGTGGAGAGCACGTCGACCGAGACGTTCTCGGCGCGGTCGGGGATCGAGAGCCGCTCGCCCGGCCGTCGGAGCTCGGAGACGAGCCGGTACTGCCGACCCCAGTTGCTTCCCCGGGGGCCGACTGGCGTCGTGGCCCCCGACCTGTCTCCCGTGTGCATACCATCTCTCACGGCGGACGCTATTTGAATCTTTAGGTGACAGTTACCACACGCCGTCCTCGGTAATCGGCGGCAATACAGCCGAACGTCTCGCGGCAGATACCGCTCCCTGCACCGTGTTTCTCGGCTTACTACGGATCGGGAGTTTGGAGAGGCAGATAGTGATTGAAATATGGTATATACGTGGTACGTACCGGGCTCGTACGTGGGTCGAAGCATCCGAACGACTGAACGAAGCGCTCGGAATGATGAACCGAAGCGCTCCGACCGACAGAACGAAAGTCCCGAACGGAGCGAACCGCTCGAACGGGGGAACGGAGCCGAACGGGGGAACGGAGCCGAACGAAACGCTCGAACGGCGGATTGCAACGGGTGGAGGGCCGAAGCGTCGCGTGGGCGATCAGACCGCCTGATCGCGCACGATTGGGAGGCGCCGACCCGGCCGGCGTCGTTCCGCACCGTGCCGACCGACTGCGGCGTGGAGGGACCGTGTGTCAGCGGGAAGCGACCGCCGCTACTGGAACGCGATCGTCCGGCGACGGCGCGACTCGGTTTTCGGGATCGTCACCGTGCAGACGCCGTCGTCGTGGGTCGCTTTCGCGCCCTCGACGTCGGCACCGGGCGGGATCTGCACGACCCGTTCGAGGTGGGTCGGCCGTTCCAGCAGGAGCGGCGAGCGTCCTTCCTCGGGCTCCTGCTCGCGGACGGCGGTGACGAGGAGGGTCTGCTCGTCGGCCCGTAGCTCGATCTCGTCCTCCTCGAAGCCGGGCGTATCTACGTGGATCAGGACCTCGTCGGCCGTCTCGTAGACGTCGATCGGCGGTACGACGACGGACGGCTGCCCGGCCGCTGTCGGCTCGTCGATGCCACTGGGCTGGCCCATGGGCGGTTGCGGACCGGCGCTTGCCGCCGCGGCCTGCCCCGCGAACTGCGCCTGTGCTGGCATCGCGCTGCCGGCTGATTGCTGGCCGAGGCGGCTCGCTGTCCGGAGCTGCCCGGTCGGCCACCAGGCATCGCGGGGCTGGCTCATGATTGCTGGGCCCACTGGCCGGTCTTGGGCTGTCCGAAACCGCCCGTACGCTCGGTGCCGGTCGTCGGTTGGAGCATCCCCGTGGCTTGCAGCCACGACGCGATCGGTGCCAGTTGCGCCTGCTGGAAGGCCTGCCCGAGTTCCGCGAACCGCTGGGCGACGTCGTTGGCCTGCTCGAGGAACGGCTGCATCGACTCCATGCCCGTGCCTCCGCCGGCCATCTGCTGGCCGCCGTACTGCTGCGCGGCGCCAGGCTGCTGGCTCTGCTGGGCGAAACCAGCCGTTCCCTGCTGTCCGATCTGGCTGGGCTGCGATCCCACCCCGGTCGGCTGTGCTCGCTGTCGCCCGTACCGCTGGGTCTGGAGCTGTCCCGACTGGCGTCCCATCTGCTGCTGGGACTCCTGGGGGTACTGGGACGGCTGCTGCCGTGGTTGCCCCTGCTGGAGCTGCTGATAGCCCTGCTGTGGCGACTGCGACGCGGGCTGCTGGCCGCTCTGCCCGATGCCCTGGTGCTGGCTACCCTGCTGGGGCGCCTGACCGCCCGTCACGTGCTGCGTTGAACTCTGCTGTCGTGGGTACTGCTGCTGGAACGGTTGCTGCTGGCCGAGCCCCTGCTGTGGCAGCTGTTGCTGTGGAGCCTGCTGGTGGAGGGCTCCCTGCGTGGAGGCTCCGTGCTGCTGAGGCACCTGCTGGGCCGACTGCTGCTGTGGAATCTGTTGCTGGGGGATCCCCTGTTGGGACGGCTGTTGTGGGAGCTGCCCCTGCGGCACGTGTTGGACCGGCTGCTGAGGTATTTGCTGTTGCGGAGATTGCTGCTGAGGAGTTTGCTGCTGGGGCATCTGCTGCTGTGACTGCTGCGGAGCCTGCTGCTGTGACGGCTGTTGCTGCGGGAACTGCTGGGCTTGCTGCTGGGGCTGCTGTGCGTACTGCTGTCGATACTGCTGGGACTGCTGCGTGGGTTGTTGCTGCATAGGGATGTACGAGGATACGCGATCCGTGGGGACGGTACCGCCTGTGCGACTGCCGGGCGTCGGCGGCGCTGCGCCGGTCGTCGCGGAGCGCTGTGGCTCCTGCCAGGGGTGCTGTTCCATCGGAAGTTCGCCGAGGAGCCTCCCTCGACGGGAGGAGGGACTATCGGGCACGGATTAAACCCGGTACACCGTTCGCCCGAGTTCGAATGGGTACGCAGGTGTTATGCCGACGACGGCGACGGAGTAGGACGCCACGATGTGGGGCAATGCGATCCTATGGGTCGAGGCCGCCGCGCAAGGTGATCGATACAGTGACAGTCTCTCACAGCCTACTCGGGTCACCTGTTACCGCTCGATGGATACAGCCACCGTTCGTCGTATCTGAACGGGACGGAGGGTCACCCCGTGTCGTTCGTAGCGTTGTCCATCATGTCGTTATCCACGGTGTCGTTGCCCATCGTCTCGTTGCCGATGGTGTCGTTTCCGATCGTGTCGTTGCCATCGACCGTGGTCTCGTTGCCCGGTTCAGTCGCGTTCTCCCCGGGCGCACTCGCGTTTCCCTCCGGTTCACTCACGTTACCGTCGGGCGCGGTTTCGTTCCCGGCGCCGTCGTCGGGTGGCCCCTCCGGCGGCCCGTCACCGTCGTCCGGTGGTCCGTCCGCTCCCCCGTCGTCTTGATCGTCCCCTCCATTGTCGTCGGCATCTTCCTCGTCCACGGGGCCATCGCCCTCGGGCGCTCCGCCGCCACGCCGTTCCGCCATCGGCGTCGTCCGGCGCAGTTGCCCTCTGATCTCGCCGCCGGGATGCTGCGTGGTGTGGACGTTGACGTAGTAGTTCGACGGCGTTTCGCCCACCGCCTGGGCGAGTTCGGGGTCGGCGACGAACCCGGACTCCACGATGGGCTCCTCCGGGAGTGCGTCCGCCAGTTCGCCGTCGCCGCTCCCGTCGAGTTCGTCGTTGAATACGACGAGCGGGGCGACGACGGGACCGGCGACGTCCGCCCCGCCTTCGTGAATGTGGGCCTGCGTGACGCCCTCCACGTCCTCGACCAGGAGTTCCCAGAAGAGGCCGACCGGCGTCGGGACGACGCGAGCGCAGCCGCTGGCCTCGGTGAAGACGCCCTGGTCCGCGGCGCTCAGTGCAGCGGTCGTCGCCCCCGGGTCCGACGGGTCGAAGTACTCGGGGGGCAGCGTCTTGCTCTCCGCGGGGAGGTCGCTCCACGCGACGCTGCCCTGGTCGGCGATCGTCTCCGGATCGAGGGCGGACTCTCGGAGCACCGTCGCGGCGAGTCCCTGCGGTGGGATCGGCGATTCTGGGCTGGGGATTGCTTCGCCCCACTCGGCTTCCGGTGGCGCCTCCGTCGCCGGGCCGCTCGCCTCGCCGACGACGATCCGGATCACCATGCCCGCGAACTCGTGTGGGAAACAGAAGAGGTCGTAGACGCCGGGCTCCTCGAAGGTGTACAGGAAGTACGAGTCGGTCCAGAGCACCGGCGAGGAGATCGGGCCGACGCCGTCGGGGACCCGCTGGGTGTAGCCCAGTTCGGGGTGATACGAGCTGATCGTGTGGTGTGGCGAGGCCAGCGAGAACTGGACGGTGTCGCCCGGGTCTACGGCCAGGCCGACAGGATCGAAGACGAACTCCGGGATCGGGACGCCCGGCTGTTCGCGTTCGATCGTGTCGAGTGCGACCTCGTGGTCGACCTCGACGGGCGGCTCGACGTCGGCGGAGGCTGCTGGGAACCCGAAGAGGGGATCGACCATCGTCGCGCCGTCCATCCCGTCGCCGTCCGTGCCGTTCCCGTTCGTCTCGTTGCCGTCGTCCTGTGCGGTCACGACCGTGCCGCCGAGCGCGCTGAGGCCGATCCCCGCCGCGAGCGCGCCGACGACGGAGCGCCGGTCGAGTTCTGGCATCGCCGGTCGATCGTCTGGTGGGTCCGACATAGCACGAAACACATCGGCCACCCGACGGATTGCTATTCGCGAAGTATCGACGCGTAACGCGGTGTTAGGTCCGTCCAAGCCGGTTTACTTCCGGAACTGCTCCAGCTCGCCGATGGTCTCATCAGTTCCGCGTCACGATACGCTCGGCTTAGCTGGTCCCCACGTCCGATCGGCCGATCGAACGCTTCCCCGACCGAACGCGCTGCAGGCCCGGGTACGATCGGGTTTGTCGGCGCCGGCGCTGTCGTTGTCGGCGCCGGCGCTGTCGTTGTCGGCGCCGGAGCAGTTGCTGTCGACGCCAGGGCTGCCGCTGTCGGCGTAGCGCGTGC from Salinarchaeum sp. Harcht-Bsk1 includes these protein-coding regions:
- a CDS encoding ATP-NAD kinase family protein is translated as MRLGLVVNPVAGMGGRVGLKGTDGKVEAARERGAEPRAPERAAEAMAAFAERAPDASVFAGPGEMGAAATKAAGFTPVVVGDVDPVATEAPASTTADDTRAVVTALVDRGVDLVLFVGGDGTAVDVAKALDAAEAVAGDAVSEPDESTPMLGVPAGVKVYSSVFAVTPREAGRIAAEYEHVEDREINDIDEDAYREGAVETELRAVRPVPVAEGVQASKQLGGGSVEGLVEGFLADLTPGTTYVFGPGSTVGAIEDALGIDGSPLGVDVWRAPEPFDRPPSADAPPEGELLVRDGSADEIRAATIGEAADSPDDEAAADDGTDAAAADVVVVVSPIGGQGFLFGRGNQQIAPDVIRAADLAVVGSRRKLDGVGVLRVDTDDPDLDESLRGWRKVRVGRVEHRLVAVE
- a CDS encoding phosphate uptake regulator PhoU → METRKVQRLGPSTLAMTLPAEWAGEHNVEKGDEVSLRTSGKGTLTVLPESASGEESEAIIHADDLGADAVERAIVAQYVLGRRVIRVEQTEGALDSETINAVYRAETQLMGLGVIEETPESIAIRCSVDPEDFTLDNLLERLESTGSTMRGEAVKALARGNPDLAERALNRERQANKIFVLLLRLIFTAYQNPNLARAVDLDSGFPLIGYRSIAKNLELTADNAEDIAEIVLDAEDNQLAIDDAAMRRIREFTDQVDEITEIAVQAAVERDYNRTIEVRERFQELRDRESEILDDLPEMDNEDLLQVREVLVSLGQTAEYAMRNAEIAANLALNEESDHTTIH
- a CDS encoding thioredoxin family protein; protein product: MSLDTMQPTPTWDPDSHEATVETFEAIADEITVKVWGGDWCKDCRAALPDFAAALDAAGVPEASIEQYPVEKAEDGSKVGPGVEDYGIEYIPTIVVERDGEELVRFVESEDVPAAIWLADRLRESEQVA
- a CDS encoding universal stress protein, whose translation is MYQRILLPTDGSESAHAALDHALDIARQYDAELHVLHVVSAAYAEGGPGHATAVEALEEHGEETFERIRERTEALDVETACEQRHGEPHAVIVEYADDADCDLTVMGTHGRTGLQRYLLGSVTEKVVRTSDVPVLTVRHGGSGE
- a CDS encoding PLP-dependent cysteine synthase family protein → MHRSVLETLGSPLVQVDAPEGATVAAKLESANPGGSAKDRPALWMIRAAERAGELEPGDRIVEPTSGNTGIGLSLVAAARGYDISIVMPASKSKERRQLMRAYGAEIELVDGDISAARERAEAIAEEGAVLLEQFRNPANPQSHYESTGPEILDQVEGREIDAFVAGVGTGGTITGVGRRLREAFPDVEIVAVEPADNAVLSGDPAGDDAFQGMGPGFVSENLDVDLLDDVVTVELEAAEAECRRLAREEGILVGQSSGAASLAARQVAERIAEPSLECPPAGARSADQAVGDGTRSDGGASNSNGANGATDATNARDAKRDPDAAHETDAYDDCPLVVTIFPDSGERYLSAGVFE
- a CDS encoding Hsp20/alpha crystallin family protein is translated as MSQPRDAWWPTGQLRTASRLGQQSAGSAMPAQAQFAGQAAAASAGPQPPMGQPSGIDEPTAAGQPSVVVPPIDVYETADEVLIHVDTPGFEEDEIELRADEQTLLVTAVREQEPEEGRSPLLLERPTHLERVVQIPPGADVEGAKATHDDGVCTVTIPKTESRRRRTIAFQ
- a CDS encoding CHRD domain-containing protein, translated to MSDPPDDRPAMPELDRRSVVGALAAGIGLSALGGTVVTAQDDGNETNGNGTDGDGMDGATMVDPLFGFPAASADVEPPVEVDHEVALDTIEREQPGVPIPEFVFDPVGLAVDPGDTVQFSLASPHHTISSYHPELGYTQRVPDGVGPISSPVLWTDSYFLYTFEEPGVYDLFCFPHEFAGMVIRIVVGEASGPATEAPPEAEWGEAIPSPESPIPPQGLAATVLRESALDPETIADQGSVAWSDLPAESKTLPPEYFDPSDPGATTAALSAADQGVFTEASGCARVVPTPVGLFWELLVEDVEGVTQAHIHEGGADVAGPVVAPLVVFNDELDGSGDGELADALPEEPIVESGFVADPELAQAVGETPSNYYVNVHTTQHPGGEIRGQLRRTTPMAERRGGGAPEGDGPVDEEDADDNGGDDQDDGGADGPPDDGDGPPEGPPDDGAGNETAPDGNVSEPEGNASAPGENATEPGNETTVDGNDTIGNDTIGNETMGNDTVDNDMMDNATNDTG